A window of the Parabacteroides merdae ATCC 43184 genome harbors these coding sequences:
- the prmA gene encoding 50S ribosomal protein L11 methyltransferase produces the protein MNYYELTFTYTSPVETSIINDVLAAELGEIGFESFAENENGLQGYISDQLYNVKGLQDKLAEFPLENVDIHFTETLVESKDWNEEWEKNYFKPIRIGKDCIIRASFHEHEPGYAYNIIIDPKMAFGTGNHETTFLMISEILKLDLTSKELLDMGCGTAVLAILAHMKGAGRVVAIDIDEWAYNNALENIRLNNTNDIQVALGGAEQIPAFGTFDIVFANINRNILLNDIRHYSECMKPGAFLYMSGFYVQDIPAIEEECKHNGLALLSHTEKNNWAAVKVQKQ, from the coding sequence ATGAATTATTACGAACTTACATTTACATACACCTCCCCTGTCGAGACTTCCATTATCAACGACGTGCTGGCCGCCGAGCTAGGAGAAATCGGTTTTGAAAGTTTTGCCGAAAACGAAAATGGGTTACAAGGGTATATTTCCGACCAATTATATAATGTAAAAGGATTGCAGGACAAACTTGCCGAATTTCCACTGGAAAACGTGGATATTCATTTTACCGAAACATTGGTGGAAAGCAAGGACTGGAACGAGGAATGGGAAAAGAACTATTTCAAGCCGATCCGCATCGGCAAGGATTGCATCATCCGCGCCTCCTTCCACGAACATGAGCCGGGTTATGCCTATAATATCATCATCGACCCGAAGATGGCATTCGGAACCGGCAACCACGAGACAACTTTCCTGATGATCAGCGAAATACTCAAATTAGACCTCACCAGCAAAGAACTACTCGACATGGGTTGCGGAACAGCCGTACTGGCCATCCTTGCCCATATGAAAGGAGCCGGACGCGTGGTGGCCATCGACATTGACGAATGGGCCTACAATAATGCACTCGAAAACATACGTCTAAACAACACGAACGATATCCAGGTCGCCCTTGGGGGAGCCGAACAGATCCCTGCATTCGGAACCTTCGACATCGTGTTTGCGAATATCAACCGGAATATCCTGCTGAATGATATCCGCCATTACAGCGAATGTATGAAACCAGGAGCCTTCCTTTACATGAGCGGCTTCTATGTACAAGACATTCCGGCCATCGAAGAAGAATGCAAACATAACGGATTGGCATTGTTATCGCACACAGAGAAGAATAATTGGGCTGCGGTGAAAGTCCAGAAACAATAA
- the gap gene encoding type I glyceraldehyde-3-phosphate dehydrogenase codes for MIKVGINGFGRIGRFVFRAAQKRSDIQIVGINDLCPVDYLAYMLKYDTMHGQFDGTIEADVENSKLIVNGKEIRVTAERNPADLKWDAVGAEYVVESTGLFLTQEKAQAHIEAGAKYVVMSAPSKDATPMFVCGVNEKSYVKGTQFVSNASCTTNCLAPIAKVLNDKWGITDGLMTTVHSTTATQKTVDGPSMKDWRGGRAASGNIIPSSTGAAKAVGKVIPELNGKLTGMSMRVPTLDVSVVDLTVNLAKPATYAEICAAMKEASEGELKGVLGYTEDAVVSSDFLGDTRTSIFDAKAGIALTDTFVKVVSWYDNEIGYSNKVLDLIAHMASVNC; via the coding sequence ATGATTAAAGTAGGTATTAACGGTTTCGGCCGTATCGGACGTTTCGTTTTCCGTGCTGCTCAAAAGAGAAGCGATATTCAGATCGTAGGTATTAACGACCTTTGCCCGGTTGATTACTTGGCATACATGCTGAAATACGACACAATGCACGGTCAGTTCGACGGAACTATCGAAGCTGACGTTGAAAACAGCAAGCTGATCGTAAACGGTAAGGAAATCCGCGTAACAGCAGAACGCAATCCGGCTGATTTGAAGTGGGATGCAGTAGGTGCTGAATACGTAGTAGAATCTACTGGTTTGTTCCTGACTCAGGAAAAGGCTCAGGCTCATATCGAAGCTGGCGCTAAATATGTAGTTATGTCTGCTCCTTCCAAGGATGCAACTCCTATGTTCGTTTGCGGTGTAAACGAAAAATCATATGTTAAAGGTACTCAGTTCGTTTCTAACGCTTCTTGTACTACTAACTGCTTGGCTCCTATCGCAAAGGTTCTGAATGACAAGTGGGGGATCACAGACGGTTTGATGACAACTGTTCACTCTACAACTGCTACTCAGAAGACTGTTGACGGTCCGTCTATGAAGGACTGGAGAGGTGGCCGCGCTGCTTCTGGCAACATCATCCCTTCTTCTACAGGTGCTGCTAAGGCTGTAGGTAAAGTTATTCCTGAACTGAACGGTAAACTGACTGGTATGTCAATGCGTGTTCCGACTCTGGACGTTTCTGTTGTTGACTTGACAGTTAACTTGGCTAAACCGGCTACTTACGCTGAAATCTGTGCTGCAATGAAGGAAGCTTCTGAAGGCGAACTGAAAGGCGTACTGGGTTATACTGAAGATGCAGTAGTTTCTTCTGACTTTTTAGGTGACACTCGTACTTCTATCTTCGATGCTAAAGCTGGTATCGCTTTAACAGATACATTCGTAAAGGTTGTTTCTTGGTATGATAACGAAATCGGTTATTCTAACAAGGTTCTTGACCTGATCGCTCATATGGCATCTGTAAACTGCTAA
- a CDS encoding YtxH domain-containing protein: protein MKNVDSKLLLGLVVGAAVGAAVGYLAATDKREQLLEELNGVVGKVKEGFNSALAKYKEGKAEIAKTTEEIVAE, encoded by the coding sequence ATGAAAAACGTAGATTCTAAATTATTACTGGGATTAGTAGTTGGTGCAGCCGTTGGCGCCGCAGTTGGTTATCTGGCAGCAACAGATAAAAGAGAACAACTACTGGAAGAATTGAATGGTGTAGTTGGTAAAGTAAAAGAAGGCTTCAATTCAGCTCTTGCTAAATACAAAGAAGGAAAAGCTGAAATTGCAAAAACTACAGAAGAAATCGTAGCAGAATAA
- a CDS encoding phage holin family protein produces the protein MEKDAGEIFRELKKDLSAYVELKLELLKLNTYERTGKVIAVLSYGVILLFLAFFAILFIFLALGFFLGDLFGSVGSGFGVVAVLYLLLIGIIVMNKDRISNKVLNVVISALTTNDDKTNATDNEQSATDTSGETDF, from the coding sequence ATGGAGAAAGACGCAGGTGAAATCTTCCGTGAACTGAAAAAAGATCTTTCGGCTTACGTGGAGTTGAAGCTCGAACTCCTAAAATTAAACACATATGAGAGAACAGGAAAGGTTATTGCCGTTCTCTCGTATGGTGTTATTTTATTATTTCTGGCTTTCTTTGCGATTCTGTTCATTTTCCTCGCATTAGGTTTTTTCTTGGGGGATCTGTTCGGTTCGGTAGGTTCGGGATTCGGCGTGGTAGCCGTGCTCTATCTGCTGCTGATCGGCATTATTGTTATGAACAAAGACAGAATCAGCAATAAAGTATTAAACGTTGTGATCTCCGCATTGACAACAAATGATGATAAAACAAACGCGACAGACAATGAACAATCCGCAACAGACACCTCTGGAGAAACTGATTTCTGA
- a CDS encoding RagB/SusD family nutrient uptake outer membrane protein: MKLQKSIIGIGVLLLSLSSCDDFLDRMPDDKKNEVDVFTRYEQVDNLVTDLYARAKFANRPLIFMNHFGSAGLTDECTASSHEQAIPHQFNIGNYGPSQGMPNNSSCGQYWWDLYNGIRRANIILEGVKKYNTPDNPKDGREGDLERRLGETLFFRAYLHYLVIRAYGEGVYMDHVVVPGEDMAYVKESFHSMVEKICADADAAYEKVDASYGGEYFGRVDKGACLGLKAIVRWMAATPLWNGGTLPNDTRAFKDEYTTYDPKRWEAARDAAKDVLEAKDVNGAIRYKLYAPAAMDADDFKDVDGNANTNNGKVQERLWQMFYNMDAIQQEWVWFTTRDKDTGWSGDVLPPSQNGHARQRPLQEQVDEYEYISPDGYGYPIYDSRAKIDGYDDENPYESVKRDPRFYRDIRYHGSWYGGKQLNTAEGKDAVSSSYLEASSHSGYYLRKLFKDGWDRNKGGHVINGPAIWRLPTFIYIYAEAVNKVSGPTQEIYDLVNSVRERSFMAPMPPAVLTDANLMQEYIQRERRVELFYENWRYWATRLYMESDDPIELAKEKNYIGPESWPYAKSQRCSHGMKPVEDPNGKIEVDGKRYKMKRIAVNDGRVFYSPRSYFWPIMQDELSRTPTLIQNPGW, translated from the coding sequence ATGAAATTACAAAAATCAATCATAGGAATTGGAGTATTACTCCTGTCTCTTTCATCTTGTGACGACTTCTTGGACAGAATGCCTGATGATAAGAAAAATGAGGTAGATGTATTTACTCGTTATGAACAAGTCGATAACTTGGTGACCGATTTGTATGCAAGAGCAAAGTTCGCAAATAGACCGCTGATTTTCATGAATCACTTCGGCTCTGCAGGATTGACAGACGAATGTACGGCTTCCAGCCATGAACAAGCCATTCCGCATCAATTCAACATTGGGAATTATGGACCTTCACAAGGTATGCCAAACAACAGTAGTTGCGGACAATACTGGTGGGACTTATATAATGGTATCCGACGTGCCAATATCATTTTGGAAGGTGTAAAAAAATACAATACTCCAGATAACCCCAAAGACGGTCGGGAAGGCGACTTAGAACGTCGCTTAGGTGAAACATTATTTTTCCGTGCATACTTGCACTATCTCGTAATCCGAGCTTATGGTGAAGGAGTATATATGGATCATGTTGTCGTTCCAGGTGAAGATATGGCGTATGTAAAAGAGTCTTTTCATAGTATGGTCGAAAAGATTTGTGCCGATGCCGATGCCGCTTATGAAAAGGTAGACGCCTCTTACGGAGGTGAGTATTTTGGTCGTGTCGACAAGGGGGCTTGTTTAGGATTGAAGGCGATTGTCCGTTGGATGGCTGCAACCCCTTTGTGGAATGGCGGGACGTTGCCAAACGACACACGAGCTTTCAAAGATGAATATACTACTTATGATCCGAAACGCTGGGAAGCAGCTCGCGATGCAGCAAAAGATGTATTGGAAGCGAAAGATGTCAATGGAGCTATTCGGTATAAATTATATGCACCGGCAGCAATGGATGCAGATGACTTTAAAGACGTTGATGGCAATGCCAATACAAACAATGGAAAAGTACAAGAGCGACTATGGCAAATGTTTTACAACATGGATGCGATTCAACAGGAATGGGTTTGGTTTACCACTCGTGATAAAGATACGGGCTGGTCTGGCGATGTCTTGCCTCCTTCCCAAAATGGTCATGCCCGTCAACGTCCTCTGCAGGAACAAGTCGACGAATATGAATACATAAGCCCTGACGGATATGGCTACCCTATTTATGATAGCCGAGCTAAAATAGATGGTTATGATGACGAAAACCCTTATGAAAGCGTAAAACGTGATCCGCGTTTCTATCGTGATATCCGTTATCATGGTTCTTGGTATGGTGGTAAACAATTGAATACAGCCGAAGGCAAAGATGCCGTGAGCAGTAGTTATTTGGAAGCCTCTTCTCACTCTGGTTATTATTTGAGAAAACTGTTCAAAGACGGATGGGATAGAAACAAAGGTGGACATGTGATCAACGGACCTGCTATTTGGCGTCTGCCGACATTCATTTATATTTATGCAGAAGCTGTGAACAAAGTAAGTGGCCCCACACAAGAAATCTATGATTTAGTCAATTCTGTAAGGGAACGTTCTTTCATGGCTCCGATGCCTCCAGCTGTCCTAACTGATGCAAACTTGATGCAAGAATATATCCAACGCGAACGTCGTGTAGAATTATTCTATGAGAATTGGCGCTATTGGGCAACACGCTTATATATGGAATCAGATGATCCTATTGAGTTAGCCAAAGAAAAAAACTATATTGGACCAGAGAGTTGGCCGTATGCTAAAAGCCAACGTTGTTCACACGGCATGAAGCCTGTAGAAGATCCAAATGGAAAAATTGAAGTGGACGGGAAACGGTATAAGATGAAACGCATTGCGGTAAATGACGGACGTGTATTCTATAGCCCTCGTTCTTATTTTTGGCCGATTATGCAAGATGAATTGTCTCGCACTCCAACATTGATTCAAAATCCAGGATGGTAG
- a CDS encoding SusC/RagA family TonB-linked outer membrane protein, with translation MQKQNCNLPIGRKNSLSRVSKVTCGLLFCLTTCAFAVDGKVNMGSNGVDDKKVVPLVGTTKTKLDGVNQEGFKVKGQVSDNVGPLPGVNVMVKGTMTGVITDMDGNFEIVAPYSKATLVFSYVGYQPKEVSLKGERIVNVKMVEDAKALEEVVVVGYTTQRKATITGSVATITTKDLKQSPTANLTNALAGRMPGLMANQFSGGEPGVDGADLRIRGASTYGDQTPIFIIDGVERDDMAYLAPEEIETFTILKDASATAAYGIRGANGVVVITTKRGQASEKPSVSFKASVGTNSPAKFPEYLGSAQYAELYNEARMNMGVDPSSPDLFSTNVIEDFKNGKGYNWDYFDYAFKPGIQQDYSLSVRGGSERARYYVMANYYKQDGNYKHTDMADYSTQAVFQRYNFRANVDVDITKNFYVKVDLGARITDRNAPGTTASRVVSIANTQPPHLPITLQDNGNAANETYALNNPKGMLYGDQQHRYNILGELSRTGYLNEKKTFLNGTFSIGHKLDFITKGLKVEGSISYDAKEGRWIRRVLETRQDGYANYGRYATFQPDESVYGSYYLHSTEPYAGAYRLGNPWYSTDETISNGFSHNAAENKTYYQLKLDYQREFDRHNVSAMVLFNRSSRAYDNRVEYRYQGISGRATYAYDNKYLTEFNIGYNGSENFAPGNRYGVFPAGSIGWVISREAFMKGTEKWLDNLKLRASFGLVGSDKISDNNDDRFAYLQFFQGGDGYSFGFNEFGSGYDGLKEGNFANPNLTWEKARKTNVGFDATLFNGKLTIAADYFREHRYDIITTLSDGDKMGYPDIVGKDAPFVNSGIVDNQGIDFELGWNSTIGKDFRYYIKPNFTFARNKIKFMNEVDYGNEYRQKTGRRLGEHFVYVVDHFVYDQAEADKLNAMNDGRGFQPWGELHPGDVVYKDLNQDGKIDDYGDRTHMGFPRTPEIQFGIPFGIQYKGFDVSVMFQGSLNSSILLNGAAVWDFPSYEQDQYGKVKHMHLNRWTEATKDVATYPRLTYGAYENNKNGNSSLFLYNANYIRLKNLEVGYSLPKNIIRFAGLQNVRFYVQGLNLLTFDSLDDVDMDPETKEGSGDWYPIQRVYNFGVEITY, from the coding sequence GTGTAAATCAAGAAGGTTTCAAAGTAAAAGGACAGGTTTCAGATAATGTCGGTCCGTTACCAGGAGTGAATGTCATGGTCAAAGGAACCATGACAGGAGTAATAACCGACATGGACGGCAATTTTGAAATCGTAGCCCCTTATTCGAAAGCGACTTTAGTCTTTTCGTATGTGGGATATCAACCCAAAGAAGTTTCACTGAAAGGAGAACGAATTGTAAATGTCAAAATGGTTGAAGATGCCAAGGCATTGGAAGAAGTCGTTGTTGTAGGATATACAACACAACGGAAAGCAACTATCACTGGATCTGTAGCAACGATTACCACAAAAGATTTGAAACAAAGTCCGACAGCTAATTTAACAAATGCCTTGGCCGGACGTATGCCGGGTCTGATGGCAAATCAATTCAGTGGAGGCGAGCCGGGTGTCGATGGAGCAGACTTGCGCATCCGCGGAGCCTCTACATATGGAGACCAGACACCGATCTTCATCATTGACGGTGTGGAACGCGATGATATGGCTTATTTAGCACCAGAAGAAATTGAAACATTTACTATTTTGAAAGACGCTTCAGCAACGGCTGCATATGGAATTCGTGGAGCAAACGGTGTAGTCGTAATCACAACTAAGCGTGGACAAGCGTCCGAAAAACCATCCGTGAGTTTCAAAGCATCAGTCGGAACAAACTCTCCTGCTAAGTTCCCTGAATATTTAGGTTCAGCTCAATATGCTGAACTTTACAACGAAGCTCGCATGAATATGGGGGTAGATCCATCTTCTCCAGATCTATTCTCTACAAATGTTATCGAAGATTTCAAAAATGGGAAAGGATATAATTGGGATTATTTTGATTATGCTTTCAAACCAGGTATTCAGCAGGATTATAGTTTGTCTGTCCGAGGCGGCTCCGAACGCGCCCGTTACTATGTAATGGCAAATTATTATAAGCAAGACGGTAACTACAAACATACGGACATGGCGGATTATAGCACACAAGCTGTATTTCAGCGTTATAATTTTCGTGCGAATGTAGATGTGGATATTACAAAGAACTTTTATGTTAAGGTCGACTTGGGTGCACGCATTACCGACCGTAATGCCCCAGGTACAACCGCTAGCCGGGTAGTGTCTATTGCAAATACGCAACCACCTCATTTACCTATTACACTACAAGACAATGGTAATGCGGCCAATGAAACGTATGCCTTAAACAATCCGAAAGGTATGCTCTATGGTGACCAGCAACATCGTTACAATATCTTAGGTGAATTAAGCCGTACCGGATATTTGAATGAGAAAAAAACGTTTTTGAATGGAACGTTTTCAATCGGTCACAAATTGGATTTCATTACAAAAGGATTAAAAGTTGAAGGTAGTATCTCGTATGACGCAAAAGAAGGTCGTTGGATACGGCGTGTGCTGGAAACACGTCAAGATGGTTATGCGAACTATGGTAGATATGCTACTTTCCAACCGGATGAAAGCGTATATGGCTCTTATTATTTGCATTCTACGGAACCTTATGCAGGAGCTTATCGCTTAGGTAATCCTTGGTATAGTACAGACGAAACGATTAGTAATGGTTTTAGTCACAATGCCGCGGAAAACAAAACTTACTATCAATTAAAATTGGACTATCAACGTGAGTTCGATCGACACAATGTTTCCGCTATGGTACTATTCAACCGCTCATCACGAGCCTATGATAATCGAGTAGAATATCGGTATCAAGGTATTAGTGGGCGCGCAACGTATGCATATGACAACAAGTATTTGACTGAATTCAATATTGGCTACAACGGATCTGAAAATTTTGCTCCGGGTAATCGATACGGTGTGTTCCCGGCAGGATCTATCGGTTGGGTGATTTCTCGAGAAGCATTCATGAAAGGAACTGAGAAGTGGTTGGATAATTTAAAGTTGAGAGCCTCTTTCGGTCTTGTAGGAAGCGATAAAATTTCAGATAATAACGACGATCGTTTTGCCTACCTTCAATTCTTCCAAGGAGGTGATGGCTACAGTTTCGGCTTTAATGAGTTTGGCTCTGGATACGATGGGCTGAAAGAAGGGAACTTCGCCAACCCAAATTTAACTTGGGAAAAAGCTCGTAAAACGAATGTCGGTTTCGATGCGACCCTATTCAATGGGAAGTTAACTATTGCTGCCGACTACTTTAGAGAACATCGATACGATATTATCACAACACTAAGCGATGGCGACAAGATGGGATATCCAGACATAGTAGGAAAAGACGCTCCATTTGTAAACTCTGGAATTGTGGACAATCAGGGTATTGATTTCGAGTTAGGTTGGAACTCCACAATCGGTAAAGATTTCCGTTATTATATCAAACCCAATTTCACATTCGCCCGTAATAAGATCAAATTCATGAATGAAGTTGATTATGGAAATGAATATCGCCAAAAGACCGGCCGGCGATTAGGAGAACATTTTGTATATGTAGTCGATCACTTTGTATATGATCAAGCAGAAGCGGATAAATTGAATGCAATGAATGACGGTCGTGGTTTCCAGCCTTGGGGCGAATTGCATCCGGGTGATGTCGTATATAAAGATTTGAATCAAGACGGTAAAATCGATGACTATGGCGACCGAACACATATGGGATTTCCACGTACACCGGAAATACAATTTGGTATTCCTTTTGGAATACAATATAAAGGCTTTGACGTCAGCGTAATGTTTCAAGGCTCTTTAAACTCCAGCATATTGTTGAATGGAGCCGCAGTTTGGGATTTTCCATCCTACGAACAAGATCAATATGGTAAAGTGAAACACATGCACTTGAACCGTTGGACAGAAGCTACAAAAGATGTGGCAACTTACCCACGCTTAACATACGGAGCTTATGAAAACAACAAAAATGGGAACAGCAGTTTATTCTTGTACAATGCAAATTATATCCGGTTGAAAAACTTAGAAGTGGGGTATTCGTTACCCAAAAACATAATTCGTTTTGCAGGTTTGCAAAATGTACGCTTTTATGTACAAGGTTTAAACTTACTAACATTCGACAGTTTGGATGATGTCGACATGGATCCTGAAACGAAAGAAGGCTCCGGTGACTGGTATCCGATCCAGAGAGTCTATAATTTTGGTGTCGAAATTACATATTAA